From Pseudanabaena sp. BC1403, the proteins below share one genomic window:
- a CDS encoding response regulator transcription factor, with the protein MTASTKTLRVLVVDDHELTRCTLQLALSLQSCIGTVEVATNGKEAIAKVHKHEPDVVVMDLHMPVMDGWTASNAIKTEYPHIKIVAYSAADGGKAQALSNGANIDAFCDKGACTRSLLEAIRSVA; encoded by the coding sequence ATGACAGCTTCAACAAAAACCTTGCGAGTTTTGGTGGTGGATGACCACGAACTGACCCGATGCACTTTACAGCTAGCTCTTTCACTACAATCTTGTATTGGCACTGTAGAGGTTGCAACTAATGGCAAAGAAGCGATCGCCAAAGTTCATAAACACGAACCAGATGTCGTAGTCATGGATCTGCACATGCCAGTGATGGACGGATGGACAGCATCCAACGCCATCAAAACCGAATATCCTCATATTAAGATTGTTGCTTATTCAGCCGCCGATGGAGGAAAAGCTCAAGCTCTTTCCAATGGAGCAAACATTGATGCTTTTTGTGACAAAGGAGCCTGTACTCGTAGTTTGCTAGAAGCAATCAGAAGCGTTGCTTAA
- a CDS encoding rhomboid family intramembrane serine protease, giving the protein MKQQLQTISGELKTQVKILAGLVATFWIIVILNEVLLEKILVIANGCGLSRGLNALGIVPHSFIGLRGILFAPFLHGGFYHVLANTAPFAVLGWFVMLRNIKDFYFVSFMSALVGGLGTWLVGRPCSTHIGVSGVIFGYFGYLLFRGYFEKSFVAIAISIAIAIGYGGMIWGVLPTRSYISWEGHLFGFIGGIIAAKLLSPSKTAQ; this is encoded by the coding sequence GTGAAGCAACAGCTGCAAACTATTAGTGGAGAGCTAAAAACTCAAGTTAAAATCTTGGCGGGTTTGGTAGCAACTTTTTGGATTATCGTCATCTTAAATGAAGTACTCCTTGAAAAGATTTTAGTAATTGCCAATGGCTGTGGCTTGAGCCGTGGTCTTAATGCTCTAGGAATTGTCCCACATAGCTTTATTGGTTTGCGCGGTATTCTGTTTGCGCCATTTCTGCATGGAGGTTTCTATCACGTTTTGGCTAACACAGCCCCATTTGCTGTCCTTGGATGGTTTGTGATGTTGCGAAACATTAAAGATTTTTATTTTGTGTCTTTTATGTCGGCATTGGTGGGTGGTTTAGGGACTTGGTTAGTTGGTAGACCTTGTTCCACCCATATTGGTGTAAGTGGGGTGATTTTCGGCTATTTTGGCTATTTGCTATTCCGTGGATATTTTGAAAAAAGCTTCGTGGCGATCGCTATTTCGATTGCAATTGCGATCGGTTACGGAGGAATGATCTGGGGTGTATTGCCGACCAGATCTTATATTTCATGGGAAGGGCATTTATTTGGTTTTATTGGTGGCATCATTGCGGCAAAACTATTATCACCAAGCAAAACTGCCCAATAA
- a CDS encoding RNA-binding protein: MSIRLYVGNLPAELDRQALEKIFNESGDSVSLKVITDRKTGKCRGFGFVTVDSDEVADVVIEKFNGYDFNGAVLKLEKALPRTKGKAEDGSDLEDVSSDDSSQSESESPITSTVAAPVKAAAKRKKRSNNNKKTTGSVSSSSGSSEAHQPDPRWASDLERLKQLLEAQGAAK; encoded by the coding sequence ATGTCCATTCGCCTTTATGTTGGCAACTTGCCAGCAGAATTAGATCGCCAAGCTCTAGAAAAAATTTTCAATGAATCAGGTGATTCAGTATCGTTGAAAGTTATAACTGATCGCAAAACAGGCAAATGCCGTGGTTTTGGCTTTGTCACTGTCGACTCTGATGAAGTTGCTGACGTAGTCATTGAGAAGTTTAATGGCTATGATTTCAACGGTGCTGTATTAAAGCTAGAAAAAGCTTTGCCTCGTACCAAAGGTAAAGCCGAAGATGGTTCTGATTTGGAAGATGTTTCTTCTGATGACTCCTCTCAGTCAGAGAGCGAATCTCCAATAACAAGTACAGTTGCTGCACCAGTTAAAGCCGCAGCAAAACGCAAAAAGCGTAGCAATAACAACAAGAAAACTACTGGAAGTGTATCTAGTTCTAGTGGATCTTCTGAAGCTCATCAACCTGACCCACGTTGGGCATCTGACCTAGAGCGTTTAAAACAGCTTCTAGAAGCTCAGGGCGCAGCTAAGTAA